The following coding sequences lie in one Monomorium pharaonis isolate MP-MQ-018 chromosome 1, ASM1337386v2, whole genome shotgun sequence genomic window:
- the LOC118644086 gene encoding putative nuclease HARBI1, whose protein sequence is MADAYLAAHIVDLENRIERLRRRADRHILREIEDSFDLTDAEFKELYRLTPELTSNLIDELAPHLLRTRITGLSVEKQVLSAIRLFATGCYQRPVGEQWGISMSQPSISRCVHRVTNAINDHLFRQWVQFPMTPEAKQLAREQFQNAPQPFEEAIGAIDCTHVAIIAPREHEEAYINHHGYHSINVQMISWS, encoded by the exons ATGGCTGATGCCTATCTTGCCGCACATATAGTGGACCTTGAAAATCGCATTGAACGCCTTAGGCGAAGAGCAGATCGACATATATTACGAGAAATAGAAGATTCATTTGATTTGACTGATGCTGAATTTAAGGAATTATATCGTTTGACTCCGGAATTGACATCAAATCTCATAGATGAACTTGCACCTCATTTGCTGCGTACAAGGATTACTGGACTGTCTGTCGAGAAACAA GTACTGTCTGCAATAAGATTATTTGCGACTGGATGTTATCAACGTCCAGTAGGAGAACAATGGGGTATTTCAATGAGTCAACCATCAATTAGCAGATGCGTTCATCGAGTTACAAACGCAATAAATGACCATCTTTTTCGCCAATGGGTGCAGTTTCCTATGACTCCGGAAGCCAAACAACTTGCAAGAGAGCAATTTCAAAATGCTCCTCAACCATTTGAAGAAGCAATTGGAGCAATAGATTGCACTCACGTGGCAATTATTGCTCCTAGGGAACATGAAGAAGCTTATATAAATCATCATGGATACCATTCAATAAATGTGCAAATG ATTTCCTGGAGCTAG
- the LOC105840905 gene encoding putative nuclease HARBI1, which translates to MERAYNRGERRTYLIGDSGYPLEPWLLTPLPNEPVGTPRFLYNEALCSARNCVERLFGVLKSTWRCLSKHRVLQYEPGFAGRVVNACTVLHNMRIAAGINDPLEDYANVNVPNIYIDDNDDDNNNLRPLALARRIQDRLIAERFGR; encoded by the exons ATGGAGCGTGCATATAATCGTGGCGAAAGAAGAACATATCTCATTG gtgaTTCAGGATATCCATTAGAGCCCTGGTTACTAACTCCTTTGCCTAATGAACCTGTTGGAACTCCACGATTCTTGTACAATGAGGCATTATGCAGTGCAAGAAATTGTGTGGAACGATTATTTGGAGTACTTAAAAGCACGTGGCGATGTCTTTCTAAGCACAGAGTCTTACAATATGAACCTGGTTTTGCAGGAAGAGTTGTAAATGCGTGTACGGTTCTTCACAATATGCGAATTGCTGCTGGTATAAATGATCCGTTAGAAGATTACGCAAACGTAAATGTACCCAATATTTACATTGACGATAATGatgacgataataataatctgcGACCACTTGCACTCGCGCGTCGAATTCAAGATCGCCTCATTGCAGAAAGATTTGGAAGATAA
- the LOC105840903 gene encoding uncharacterized protein LOC105840903 → MAQIETIKKARSSRTTSLQYTKMLDFFYLNKGLAEGKFNALHGKEVAHKKWAELAAELNDIQGATKTVEQWQVVWRDLKSRTSVKARELRKAKAMTGNKSIKQTELSELEVRVIGLVDVEYIEGSKDCAENIPEEESLQNELICGNSSVLKDIPQVLNICDTFSQENLQENSQTWNEDRGDLLDTIDIDHILDGNKSESENIPIQNVNERQTKRKTPRVLSVSKLTPHTDPNRKRSVNELYSTKEQFENIAQKQADVMMILAEASKAHAEAVTINAHAMTELAKAAKKLANIAEVQAVNDAERIRVMEKVVQVLENILPSYVT, encoded by the exons ATGGCTCAAATTGAAACAat CAAAAAAGCACGAAGTTCCCGGACGACATCTTTGCAATATACAAAGATGttggattttttttatctaaataaggGCCTTGCCGAAGGTAAATTCAATGCCTTACATGGGAAGGAAGTAGCGCACAAAAAATGGGCAGAGCTAGCTGCAGAATTAAATGATATTCAAGGAGCAACAAAAACTGTTGAGCAATGGCAAGTG GTATGGAGAGATTTAAAAAGTCGTACCTCTGTGAAGGCACGTGAATTGAGAAAGGCAAAGGCAATGACGGGAAATAAATCAATCAAGCAAACAGAATTATCCGAATTGGAAGTGCGAGTTATTGGGTTAGTAGATGTGGAATATATTGAAGGGAGCAAGGATTGTGCAGAAAACATTCCGGAAGAggag TCTTtacaaaatgaattaatttgtGGAAACTCATcagtattaaaagatattccaCAAGTATTGAATATTTGTGATACTTTTTCGCAAGAAAACTTGCAAGAAAATTCACAAACTTGGAACGAAGATAGag gtGATTTATTAGATACCATCGATATCGATCATATACTTGATGGAAATAAATCTGAAAGTGAGAACATTCccatacaaaatgtaaatgaaaGACAGACGAAAAGAAAGACACCACGTGTATTATCTGTTTCCAAATTGACTCCACATACTGAtc caAATCGTAAAAGATCTGTTAATGAGCTTTATTCTACAAAGGAGcagtttgaaaatattgcTCAGAAGCAAGCTGATGTTATGATg atACTTGCCGAAGCTTCGAAAGCTCATGCAGAAGCAGTTACAATAAATGCCCATGCCATGACAGAACTGGCTAAAGCTGctaaaaaattagcaaatattGCAGAAGTACAAGCTGTGAACGATGCTGAAAGGATACGAGTAATGGAAAAAGTCGTGCAAGTATTGGAGAATATATTGCCAAGCTACGTAACTTAG